A stretch of Henckelia pumila isolate YLH828 chromosome 4, ASM3356847v2, whole genome shotgun sequence DNA encodes these proteins:
- the LOC140860092 gene encoding endoglucanase 25-like: MYARDPWGGSLEIAADSATDDDRSRNLNDFDRAALSRPLDETQQSWLLGPGEQKKKRYVDLGCIIVSRKIFLWTVGVILGVGLLAGLISLIVKTVPRHHHHPPPPDNYTLALHKALMFFNAQRSGKLPKHNNVSWRGNSCVNDGKSDSSTIFKDLAGGYYDAGDAIKFNFPQSFAMTMLSWSVIEYGAKYEAAGELNHVKEIIKWGTDYFLKTFNSTADTIDRIVAQVGQGDTSGGPTPNDHYCWMRPEDIDYDRPVTECHSCSDLAAEMAAALASASIVFKDNRAYSQKLVHGAKALYKFSRDQRGRYSAGNEAATFYNSTSYWDEFVWGATWMYYATGNASYLQLATTPGLAKHAGAFWGGPYYGVLNWDNKLPGAQVLLSRLRLFLSPGYPYEEILKTFHNQTSIFMCSFLPYFTTFNRTRGGMIQLNHGAPQPLQYVVNAAFLATLFSDYMRAADTPGWYCGPHFYSADVLREFAQTQMDYILGRNPQKMSYIVGFGNHYPKHVHHRGASIPKNKIKYNCKGGWKWRDSKKPNPNTIIGAMVAGPDRHDGFHDVRSNYNYTEPTLAGNAGLVAALVALSGGTDLEIDKNTMFSAVPPMFPTPPPPPAPWRP; encoded by the exons ATGTACGCTAGGGATCCGTGGGGTGGGTCTCTGGAGATTGCGGCGGACTCGGCGACGGACGATGACCGGAGCAGAAACTTGAACGACTTCGACAGAGCGGCGCTGTCGCGGCCGCTGGACGAGACGCAGCAGAGCTGGCTGCTGGGTCCTGGGgagcagaagaagaagaggtATGTTGATTTGGGCTGCATTATTGTTAGCAGGAAGATCTTTTTGTGGACGGTGGGAGTTATTTTGGGTGTTGGATTGTTGGCTGGACTTATTTCCTTGATCGTTAAGACAGTGCCGCGGCACCACCACCACCCGCCGCCGCCGGATAATTACACCCTCGCCCTGCATAAGGCTCTCATGTTTTTTAATGCCCAGCGCT CCGGAAAATTACCGAAGCACAATAATGTGTCGTGGAGGGGAAACTCGTGTGTAAATGATGGGAAGTCCGATTCCTCGACTATATTTAAAGATCTGGCCGGTGGCTACTATGATGCTGGGGATGCTATCAAGTTCAATTTCCCTCAATCTTTTGCCATGACTATGTTGAGTTGGAGTGTGATTGAATACGGTGCAAAGTATGAAGCTGCTGGAGAACTCAACCATGTCAAAGAAATTATCAAGTGGGGGACTGATTACTTCCTCAAGACTTTCAACTCCACCGCTGATACTATTGATCGAATTGTTGCACAG GTTGGACAAGGGGATACATCTGGAGGGCCGACTCCTAATGACCATTATTGTTGGATGCGGCCCGAGGACATTGATTATGACAGACCCGTGACGGAATGCCATAGTTGCTCCGATCTTGCCGCGGAAATGGCTGCTGCTTTGGCTTCGGCATCCATTGTTTTCAAGGACAACAGAGCCTATTCACAAAAACTCGTTCATGGTGCCAAGGCTCTGTACAAGTTCTCTAGAGATCAACGTGGCAGATACAGTGCAGGAAACGAAGCGGCAACATTCTATAATTCCACGAGTTACTGGGATGAGTTTGTGTGGGGCGCCACTTGGATGTATTATGCTACAGGAAATGCATCATATCTTCAGCTTGCCACAACTCCTGGTCTTGCCAAGCATGCAGGTGCCTTTTGGGGAGGTCCTTATTATGGAGTTTTAAATTGGGACAATAAGCTTCCTGGAGCTCAA GTGCTTCTGAGTCGTTTGAGGTTATTCCTCAGCCCGGGATATCCATATGAAGAAATTTTGAAAACATTTCACAACCAGACTAGCATATTTATGTGCTCGTTCCTGCCATATTTTACGACGTTTAACAGGACAAGAG GAGGAATGATCCAATTAAACCATGGAGCACCTCAGCCTCTTCAATATGTAGTCAATGCAGCTTTCCTTGCGACATTGTTTAGCGATTACATGAGAGCTGCTGATACACCTGGTTGGTACTGTGGACCTCATTTCTACTCGGCTGATGTCCTCCGAGAATTTGCGCAGACACAG ATGGATTACATTCTTGGCAGAAATCCCCAAAAAATGAGCTACATTGTGGGGTTTGGCAATCACTACCCGAAGCATGTCCACCATAGGGGTGCATCAATACCTAAAAACAAGATCAAGTATAACTGTAAAGGAGGATGGAAATGGAGGGACTCGAAAAAACCAAATCCGAATACCATTATCGGAGCCATGGTTGCTGGACCCGACAGGCATGATGGATTCCATGATGTGCGTTCTAATTACAACTATACAGAGCCGACACTTGCCGGCAACGCAGGCCTTGTTGCAGCTCTTGTTGCTCTATCTGGTGGCACAGACTTGGAAATTGACAAAAACACGATGTTCTCTGCCGTGCCACCCATGTTTCCGactccaccaccaccaccagcTCCTTGGAGGCCATGA